The DNA segment gtttttaattatttaattattatttataataattattttttatatatatatatatatattatatttatatataattataataaaaatttatatatacgtatttataattatttattttattattatttcatttttaattatcgTCAGTAACTATATAAAGCATTTGGACATTTTTGTGCTTGTGAAACGTTTGTGAAGAATGTTACttaatcatttatttgcacAGTTTTATATTTCGTTTCCgaatgcattaacattaatcCACTTTGGGTGTTCTTTGTAATGTAAGCATTCagtgtataatgtgtgtgtgtgtgtgtgtgtgtgtgtgaccagaGGAAAGCCCCGAGGTGTATATAGCGGAGCGTCTCTTCTCCAGCAGCCTGGTGGTGGTCGTGAGCAGATCCACACCCTTCAGAATGAACGTCTATCATTTCAAGAAAGGCACAGAGATCTGTAACTACAGCTACTCCAACAACATCCTCGCTGTCCGACTCAACCGACAGGTACACACTCGCACCCACCGTCACGGGATCATTTCGTAATGCTCGTTACGCTTAAAGGCATtggtaatgttacaaaatatatatgttttttaaaataaatgctgttcctgtACAGcgaagaatcctgaaaaataaaacgtgtaCGAAGCAGCACGACTGTTTTCAACACAGAAAAGTTTCTAGTATGATTTCTAAGGGATCGTGTGGCACTGAGGACTACAGTAATGACCCTGAAAACTCAGCTGCTCTTCACAGGAAcaagttacattttatacaaattcacacagaaaacagctattttaaattgtaataatataccacaatttgtgcttttttatattgctgtcaaacgattaaatgcgattaatcacacgcaaaataaaagtttttgtttacataataaatgtgtgtatgtatatatatattttatgtttccatgtatatatttacattcatatatatatatatatatatatatatatatatatatatatatatatatatatatatatatatatatatatatatatatatatatttatttatttattttatatatatatatatatatatatatatatataaacacaacatttttcttaaatttacattacatcttaaatttacacacatttatatttccatgtatataattacattcatatatatatatatatatatatatatatatatatatatatatatatatatatatatatatatatatatatatatatatatatatatatatatatatatatatatatatgtatatattattttatatatatatttattttatatatatatatatatatatatatatatttatatatttattatatatatatatatatatatatatatatatatatatatatatataaacacaacatttttcttgaatgcatgtgtttataataaatataaacagtatacacacatgcattatgtaaacaaagccTTTTATTTCGTATGCGATTAATGGAGTCTTCTTTTAGATGTGAGGTTGATAgggtttctttttcttcagaGGCTTGTCGTTTGTCTGGAGGAGGCTCTGTACATCCACAACATCAAGGACATGAAGCTCCTCAAGTCTCTTCTCAACACGCCGCCAAACCCCAAAGGTAGCTCCGTAACGGCTCTTCAGCGCCCTGCTTCTGAGTTACTGGTGTAATGACACCTAAAACCCAGCCATGGCTGTCTTCACTGCTTCGGGTTGATCCCAGAGTGTCTGTTAAACCGAGGTGTAAACGCTCTCCTTTCTGCCAGGTCTCTGCGCGCTGTCCGTCAGTCATTCCAGCTCATATCTGGCGTATCCAGGGAGCTCCGCCGCCGGAGAGATCGCTCTGTATGACGCTTTGAATCTGGTAAGGAGCCCTCTGAAACCCGCTTTAGTGGAAAGAGAAGCTTAGCGCAACTTAAAGCCGTGCGCTTGGGTTATGTCTAGAATCCGGTGAGCGTGATCTCGGCTCACGCCAGTCACGTGGCCGCCGTCGCGTTCGACGCTTCGGGGACCCGTCTGGCCAGCGCTTCTGAAAAGGTGAGTCTGAAAATGACGGTTTAGTGGATCGGCTTCACCTTTTGAGCTGGTTTGATGTCGTGCTTCCCAGGGCACCGTCATACGGGTTTTCGGCGTTCCCGACGGGGTCAAGCTGTTCGAGTTTCGCCGAGGGATGAAGAGGTGAGGCATTCACTGAAACGCTGTCAGGAAATCAAACACAGCTCTCGTGAAACCATAGAAAGGGGTTTGTTCAGCTGCAGCTCTTTAAAACTGATTcaaactgacaaaaacatccttccttttttttaaggccGTCTTGAAAATGTTTGATCATTTGGAGACacttaactatgacttttctcatttaataaattcttcatttgctgcttattaatagttactaatgtatttagtttattaggtttaggtattgggttgGATGTATAGGTATTAAGATGatcataattattatgcatgctaataagcaactgtaAAATTTAGTGTTCTccataatttgatttattataacacaaaattatattgcactgtaaaatgtgtgcatacacacacacacacacacacacacacacacacacacacacacacacacacacacacacacacacacacacacacacacacacacacacacacacacatacatacacacacacacacacacatacacacacacacacacacacacacacacacacacacacacacacacacacacacacacacacacacacacacacacacacacacacacacacacacacacacacacacacacacacacacacacacacacacacacacacacacatacacacacacacacacacacacacacacacacacacacacacacacacacacacacacacacacacacacacacacacacacacacacacacacatacacacacacacacacacacacacacatacacacacacacacacacacacacacacacacacacacacacacacacacacacacacacacacacacacacacacacacacacacacacacacacacacacacacacacatacacacacacacacacacacacacatacacacacacacacacacacacacacacacacacacacacacacacacacacacacacacacacacacacacacacacacacacacacacacacacacacacacacacacacacacatacacacacacacacacacacacacacacacacatacacacacacacacacacacacacacacacacacacacacacacacacacacacacacacactcacacacacacacacacacacacacacacacacacacacacacacacacacacacacacacacacacacacacacacacacacacacacacacacacacacacacacacacatacacacacacacacacacacacacacacacacacacacacacacacacacacacacacacacacacacacacacacacacacacacacacacacacacacacacacacacacacacacacacatacacacacacacacacacacacacacacacacacacacacacacacacatacacacacacacacacacacacacacacatacacacacacacacacacacacacacacacacacacacacacacacacacacacacacacacacacacacacacacacacacacacacacacacacacacacacacacacacacatacacacacacacacacatacacacacacacacatacacacacacacgcatacatacacacacacacacacacacacacacacacacacacacacacatacgcacacacacacacacacacacatacacacacacacacactcacacacacacacacacatacacacacacacacacactcacacacacacacacacacacacacacacacacacacacacacacacacacacacacacacacacacatacacacacacatacacaagcacacacatacattatttcCTGATCTTTGTGTTTAGGTACGTCAGCATCAGCTCTCTGTCGCTCAGCGCCGATGCCGAGTTTCTCTGTGCCTCCAGTAACACCGAGACCATCCACGTCTTCAGACTGGAGCGCGGTCCCAGGTGAGGAGCGATGTGCATAAATGAGCGTGGGCTTTACGGCGCCTTCATGATGTCGTGTGTGTGAACAGCGAGGAGCCTCCATCATGGTCTGGATATATGGGGAAGATGTTTTCGGCGGTCGGCACCTACCTGCCCTCTCAGGTGTCAGATATGATGCACCAGGACAGAGCGTTTGCGACCGTCCGCCTCGACGTGGCCGGAGCGAGGAGCGTAGCGGCTCTGTCCACGTGAGTGCAGTGCAGTACCGTGCACGAGCGAGCGGAGACACTCGAGTAATTGTGTGCGTCGTCGTCCGCAGGATCCAGAAGTTTCCGCGTCTTCTGGTGGCTTCACTAGATGGTCTTCTCTACATCTACAATGTAGATCCTCGGGAAGGAGGAGACTGTCATTTAGTGAAGAAGCACAGGTGAGCCAGCAGCACAGATTATTacgattttgtttaaaaaacactaattatatgtgcattggtttttttttttttcgtgtgtgTAATTTGACGTAAACCATTAATTCTAGAATTGAAATGTctacatttatacaaattaatttttcatttttcattcagtttgatTTACTCTAAAATCATTTGTGTTGAGTTTTATTCACAATGGaccataatataaatatgcttttttaaagtccgattttaaacacaataaacaaaaataattaattaaaaataaataaaatatataattcaggTTTTCTTTTGTGATACACAAtaagtcataaaaaaatacaattgaatcacattttttctccaattttatacaaaataaacattaatattcacAGCTGAATAACAAGTCagtaaaacatataataatccaattttttaatttattatatatatatatatatatatatatatatatatatatatatatatatatatatataattgatctCTTTTGTCTTGTTGGATTCATAATAAAGCACAcaagaatgttgtttttttttctttcttttttgtgcaattttattcgcaatataaataaaactcacCAAGAATcaccatttttttcagtttcattgccAGTAAACCATAAATTATATTgttgatataatttattttcttattttctttttgatacacaataagtcataaaaatacaattgaatcacattttttcctccaattttatacaaaataaacattaatattcacagctgaataacatttattttactgtttgatTCACAGCAAGAACATATAAttggtttactgtgtttttagtCCTTtagttactgtaatt comes from the Puntigrus tetrazona isolate hp1 unplaced genomic scaffold, ASM1883169v1 S000000130, whole genome shotgun sequence genome and includes:
- the LOC122332663 gene encoding WD repeat domain phosphoinositide-interacting protein 1 isoform X3 yields the protein MIEPIPEIRTGEKVRRSGSSPDRERSDGYPELQRLFCASFNQDATSLAVGGKNGYRLFSLSSVDRMDCIHQGEESPEVYIAERLFSSSLVVVVSRSTPFRMNVYHFKKGTEICNYSYSNNILAVRLNRQRLVVCLEEALYIHNIKDMKLLKSLLNTPPNPKGLCALSVSHSSSYLAYPGSSAAGEIALYDALNLNPVSVISAHASHVAAVAFDASGTRLASASEKGTVIRVFGVPDGVKLFEFRRGMKRYVSISSLSLSADAEFLCASSNTETIHVFRLERGPSEEPPSWSGYMGKMFSAVGTYLPSQVSDMMHQDRAFATVRLDVAGARSVAALSTIQKFPRLLVASLDGLLYIYNVDPREGGDCHLVKKHR
- the LOC122332663 gene encoding WD repeat domain phosphoinositide-interacting protein 1 isoform X1, producing MIEPIPEIRTGEKVRRSGSSPDRERSDGYPELQRLFCASFNQDATSLAVGGKNGYRLFSLSSVDRMDCIHQGEESPEVYIAERLFSSSLVVVVSRSTPFRMNVYHFKKGTEICNYSYSNNILAVRLNRQRLVVCLEEALYIHNIKDMKLLKSLLNTPPNPKGLCALSVSHSSSYLAYPGSSAAGEIALYDALNLNPVSVISAHASHVAAVAFDASGTRLASASEKGTVIRVFGVPDGVKLFEFRRGMKRYVSISSLSLSADAEFLCASSNTETIHVFRLERGPSEEPPSWSGYMGKMFSAVGTYLPSQVSDMMHQDRAFATVRLDVAGARSVAALSTIQKFPRLLVASLDGLLYIYNVDPREGGDCHLVKKHRLFDREDESDPEAGGPSYAETVATSPKTDSPSSASLTGFSEDVGVKRGELIPEHEFAVGPVRLDDEREFPPVGFQHR
- the LOC122332663 gene encoding WD repeat domain phosphoinositide-interacting protein 1 isoform X2 — translated: MIEPIPEIRTGEKVRRSGSSPDRERSDGYPELQRLFCASFNQDATSLAVGGKNGYRLFSLSSVDRMDCIHQGEESPEVYIAERLFSSSLVVVVSRSTPFRMNVYHFKKGTEICNYSYSNNILAVRLNRQRLVVCLEEALYIHNIKDMKLLKSLLNTPPNPKGLCALSVSHSSSYLAYPGSSAAGEIALYDALNLGTVIRVFGVPDGVKLFEFRRGMKRYVSISSLSLSADAEFLCASSNTETIHVFRLERGPSEEPPSWSGYMGKMFSAVGTYLPSQVSDMMHQDRAFATVRLDVAGARSVAALSTIQKFPRLLVASLDGLLYIYNVDPREGGDCHLVKKHRLFDREDESDPEAGGPSYAETVATSPKTDSPSSASLTGFSEDVGVKRGELIPEHEFAVGPVRLDDEREFPPVGFQHR